A single Rubrivivax gelatinosus IL144 DNA region contains:
- a CDS encoding porin family protein, translating into MAPHRLLPLVLACVACAAGAETGPYYLGVAQSVTHDDNLLRLRDGTATPAGRSRSDTVSNTSLVAGLDQPIGRQRLHGSATLSATRYAENDDFDGTTYALDLGLDWETVEHLSGELTTAATRTLRQDFRTAAGRELSEANYESTRRVDFVARLGGVSTLTFEVGAGARSVDYSASSMAFREYHQRDASAGLRWRLGGSTRLGLGVRRTQADYPKLFTGLLADPEDRRRRDALDLSLKWTPTGSSSVDARVSRTRTRHDVFDERDFTGTSGSLDWRLNDGGRTRLALRLARDEGQDSEVVTSVFSRTTDSLRVQVDYDLTGKVTLNARALLFRRTLAGTSAQGVPEKGRDSGNQLGLGARWQASRAISVGCDLRRERRGDNPGLELTSAYSATVWGCSAQAVLQ; encoded by the coding sequence ATGGCCCCACACCGCCTGCTGCCGCTCGTGCTCGCCTGCGTCGCCTGCGCGGCCGGCGCCGAGACCGGCCCGTACTACCTCGGCGTCGCGCAGAGCGTGACGCACGACGACAACCTGCTGCGCCTGCGCGACGGCACGGCGACGCCCGCCGGGCGCAGCCGCAGCGACACCGTCTCGAACACGTCGCTGGTGGCCGGCCTCGACCAGCCGATCGGCCGCCAGCGCCTGCACGGCAGCGCCACCCTCAGCGCGACGCGTTATGCCGAGAACGACGACTTCGACGGCACCACCTACGCGCTGGACCTGGGGCTGGACTGGGAGACCGTGGAGCACCTGTCCGGCGAGCTGACGACCGCGGCGACCCGCACGCTGCGCCAGGACTTCCGCACCGCCGCCGGCCGCGAGCTGTCCGAAGCCAACTACGAGAGCACGCGGCGCGTCGACTTCGTCGCCCGGCTGGGCGGTGTCTCGACGCTGACCTTCGAGGTCGGCGCCGGCGCCCGTTCGGTGGACTACTCGGCCTCGTCGATGGCGTTTCGCGAGTACCACCAGCGCGATGCGTCGGCGGGGCTGCGCTGGCGCCTGGGCGGCAGCACGCGCCTGGGCCTGGGCGTGCGGCGCACGCAGGCCGATTACCCCAAGCTCTTCACCGGCCTGCTCGCCGACCCGGAGGATCGCCGCCGGCGCGATGCGCTGGACCTGTCGCTGAAGTGGACGCCCACCGGCAGCAGCAGCGTCGATGCCCGCGTCAGCCGCACGCGCACGCGCCACGACGTGTTCGACGAACGCGATTTCACCGGCACCTCGGGTTCGCTGGACTGGCGCCTGAACGACGGCGGCCGCACGCGGCTGGCGCTGCGCCTGGCGCGCGACGAAGGCCAGGACTCCGAGGTCGTGACCTCGGTCTTCAGCCGCACCACCGACTCGCTGCGCGTGCAGGTCGACTACGACCTGACCGGCAAGGTGACGCTCAACGCCCGGGCGCTGCTGTTCCGTCGCACGCTGGCCGGCACCTCGGCCCAGGGTGTGCCCGAGAAGGGGCGCGACAGCGGCAACCAACTCGGGCTGGGCGCACGCTGGCAGGCGTCGCGCGCGATTTCGGTCGGCTGCGACCTGCGCCGCGAGCGCCGAGGCGACAATCCGGGGCTCGAGCTGACCAGCGCCTACAGCGCCACGGTCTGGGGCTGCAGCGCCCAGGCCGTGCTGCAGTGA
- a CDS encoding undecaprenyl-phosphate glucose phosphotransferase, producing the protein MFEDRSTKRIFYSAPQSVTSMVAAFLEPAITVGVYLGAATAFDEPVLRADLTLCLLVFALTFPGRNRFGDRPLNAAVDISVSWASLLVILALCGFATRSLSFFDPVVLAWWALLTPALQWLAFYAGRRLMRQVAAQPANRRLAIVVGAGPLGVKVSRAFQARGDIGLSFRGYFDDRFDERIDADAASQRLGGLAEVASYVREHRIDEVYITLPLGSQPRIVALLEQLQGTTASLFYVPDVFGISIIQGRLMDMNGVPVVGICETPFTGTNMVAKRLSDIVLASLILVLISPILALLALGVKLSSPGPVIFRQRRNGLAGEEIVVYKFRSMRSMDNGPVVKQATKDDPRITPFGAFIRRTSLDELPQFVNVLQGRMSIVGPRPHAVAHNEQYREIIKAYMVRHKVKPGITGWAQVNGHRGETDTVDKMRARVEYDLEYLRNWSLGLDLQIIARTVKLVFFDRNAY; encoded by the coding sequence ATGTTCGAAGACCGCAGCACCAAACGCATTTTCTACAGCGCTCCGCAGTCCGTGACCTCGATGGTCGCGGCGTTCCTGGAGCCGGCGATCACCGTCGGCGTGTACCTCGGTGCCGCGACCGCGTTCGACGAGCCGGTGCTGCGCGCCGATCTGACGCTGTGCCTGCTCGTGTTCGCCCTCACCTTCCCGGGGCGAAACCGCTTCGGCGACCGGCCGCTGAACGCCGCCGTCGACATCAGCGTGTCCTGGGCCAGCCTGCTGGTGATCCTGGCGCTGTGCGGCTTCGCGACGCGCAGCCTGTCGTTCTTCGACCCGGTGGTGCTCGCCTGGTGGGCGCTGCTGACGCCGGCGCTGCAGTGGCTCGCCTTTTACGCCGGACGGCGGCTGATGCGCCAGGTCGCCGCGCAGCCGGCGAACCGGCGCCTGGCGATCGTCGTCGGCGCCGGGCCGCTGGGCGTGAAGGTCTCGCGGGCGTTCCAGGCGCGCGGCGACATCGGCCTTTCGTTCCGGGGGTATTTCGACGACCGATTCGACGAGCGCATCGACGCCGACGCCGCGTCGCAGCGCCTGGGCGGGCTGGCCGAGGTCGCGAGCTACGTGCGCGAGCACCGCATCGACGAGGTCTACATCACGCTGCCGCTGGGCTCGCAACCGCGCATCGTCGCGCTGCTCGAACAGCTGCAGGGCACGACGGCCTCGCTGTTCTACGTGCCCGACGTGTTCGGCATCAGCATCATCCAGGGCCGGCTGATGGACATGAACGGCGTGCCGGTGGTCGGCATCTGCGAGACCCCGTTCACCGGCACGAACATGGTCGCCAAGCGGCTCAGCGACATCGTGCTGGCCTCGCTGATCCTGGTGCTGATCTCGCCGATCCTCGCGCTGCTGGCGCTGGGCGTGAAGCTCAGCTCGCCGGGGCCGGTGATCTTCCGCCAGCGCCGCAACGGCCTGGCCGGCGAGGAGATCGTCGTCTACAAGTTCCGCTCGATGCGTTCGATGGACAACGGCCCGGTCGTCAAGCAGGCGACCAAGGACGATCCGCGCATCACGCCTTTCGGCGCCTTCATCCGCCGCACCTCGCTGGACGAGCTGCCGCAGTTCGTCAACGTGCTGCAGGGCCGCATGAGCATCGTGGGACCCCGCCCGCATGCGGTGGCGCACAACGAGCAGTACCGCGAGATCATCAAGGCCTACATGGTGCGTCACAAGGTCAAGCCCGGCATCACCGGCTGGGCGCAGGTCAACGGCCATCGCGGCGAGACCGACACCGTCGACAAGATGCGCGCCCGCGTCGAGTACGACCTGGAGTACCTGCGCAACTGGTCGCTGGGGCTGGACCTGCAGATCATCGCCCGCACCGTGAAGCTGGTGTTCTTCGACCGCAACGCCTACTGA